From Herbiconiux flava, one genomic window encodes:
- a CDS encoding rhamnogalacturonan lyase — translation MTAAALALTAAPAAFAATPAGTAPATGTTAGTAGAASAAPATAAAAAAATPGTPKLEALDRGLVAAPTSDGVFLSWRLLKSEAYGANNTGLTGADFAVYRDGAKIADVTDSTNFHDPEGTADSGYTVAPVLGGQEGAQSRTATALAGSTSGTSDAVTSIPLTKPADGVTPAGEAYTYSASDTSVADVDGDGAYEFIVKWDPSNAKDVSQVGYTGTVFLDTYELDGTLLNRIDLGVNIRAGAHYTEFMVYDFDGDGRAELMTKTAPGTKSTGYGEGGTVTNDAFVTLPESDVAAGYGNDDDYRLSAAEYADHLVEVFQGWSTRPEVVDGTWPATLEEAFGIPVTHDYPLSEADARELVDHFIDVYAPSRSARNALRNFEGFILDGPEYLTVFDGATGAELQTVPYTPGRTDDGLLWGDYAMSRIEPGNRVDRFLAGVAYLDGEHPSAVFARGYYTRATVAAWDWDGENLAQRFLVDSGFVPMSNPFNDSPHGREGTSPEWGRLTTQGFHSLSAADVDGDGRQEIVYGSATLDDDGSLLYSSYDTLPEGSAAPGTEAKLGHGDAMHVADIDPARPGLEIFTVHEGAAYAPHGYALRDAATGELIYGEYSGKDTGRGMVGDVDPAVPGLETWATRLRSASGESLGTAIPGTNQSIRWAGDLTTQLVNGSGDATPTIDDWTRGRLLTATGERTNNGTKGTANLVADVFGDWREELILRSADSSALNIHVSTEVTSHKLYTLMHDPQYRVEVARQNTTYNQPSYTSFYLASDIAFSNVPLSAPPMPVAAPGIGVDSAGVNVTWKAPASPGTSALTGYRVTLTPVDGAGSPIETTVGADALRASFAAASVPAGSYTAGVVALSDIGPSAVSAPSATAVVTGSQPVRLAVNAKSQCVNGTAHVAVYAYNDSGRPADVRLSVLGTDKKVTAVAAGKAAYSLVGSGAVSVPAGTASVTAYSFVDGVGYHSSYSVPHAALSCK, via the coding sequence GTGACCGCCGCCGCTCTCGCTCTGACGGCCGCGCCGGCCGCGTTCGCCGCGACACCGGCCGGGACGGCACCGGCGACCGGAACAACGGCTGGGACGGCAGGCGCAGCATCAGCAGCACCGGCAACCGCAGCGGCGGCGGCGGCAGCCACCCCCGGCACCCCGAAGCTCGAGGCGCTCGACCGCGGCCTCGTCGCCGCCCCCACGAGCGACGGCGTCTTCCTCAGCTGGCGCCTGCTGAAGAGCGAGGCCTACGGCGCGAACAACACCGGCCTCACCGGCGCCGACTTCGCCGTCTACCGCGACGGCGCGAAGATCGCCGACGTCACCGACAGCACCAACTTCCACGACCCCGAGGGCACGGCCGACAGCGGCTACACCGTCGCCCCCGTGCTCGGCGGACAGGAGGGCGCCCAGAGCAGGACGGCGACAGCACTGGCGGGCAGCACCAGCGGCACGAGCGACGCCGTCACGAGCATCCCGCTCACCAAGCCCGCCGACGGCGTCACCCCCGCCGGCGAGGCCTACACCTACTCCGCGAGCGACACCTCGGTGGCCGACGTCGACGGCGACGGCGCCTACGAGTTCATCGTGAAGTGGGATCCGTCGAACGCCAAGGACGTCTCCCAGGTCGGCTACACCGGCACCGTCTTCCTCGACACCTACGAGCTCGACGGCACGCTGCTGAACCGCATCGACCTCGGCGTGAACATCCGCGCCGGTGCCCACTACACCGAGTTCATGGTCTACGACTTCGACGGCGACGGCCGCGCCGAGCTCATGACGAAGACCGCGCCCGGCACGAAGTCGACGGGCTACGGAGAGGGCGGTACCGTCACGAACGACGCCTTCGTCACCCTCCCCGAGTCCGACGTGGCGGCGGGCTACGGCAACGACGACGACTACCGGCTCAGCGCAGCCGAGTACGCCGACCACCTCGTCGAGGTCTTCCAGGGCTGGTCGACCCGCCCCGAGGTCGTCGACGGCACCTGGCCGGCCACGCTCGAGGAGGCCTTCGGCATCCCCGTCACGCACGACTACCCCCTCAGCGAAGCGGATGCGCGCGAACTCGTCGATCATTTCATCGACGTCTACGCGCCCTCCCGCAGCGCCCGCAACGCCCTGCGGAACTTCGAGGGCTTCATCCTCGACGGCCCCGAGTACCTCACGGTCTTCGACGGAGCCACCGGTGCCGAGCTGCAGACCGTGCCGTACACCCCCGGACGCACCGACGACGGGCTGCTCTGGGGCGACTACGCCATGTCGCGGATCGAGCCCGGCAACCGGGTGGACCGCTTCCTGGCGGGTGTCGCGTATCTCGACGGCGAGCATCCGTCCGCCGTGTTCGCCCGGGGCTACTACACCCGCGCGACCGTCGCGGCCTGGGACTGGGACGGCGAGAACCTCGCCCAGCGCTTCCTCGTCGACAGCGGCTTCGTGCCGATGTCGAACCCGTTCAACGACTCGCCGCACGGCCGCGAGGGCACGAGCCCGGAGTGGGGCCGGCTGACGACGCAGGGCTTCCACTCGCTGAGCGCGGCCGACGTCGACGGTGACGGCAGGCAGGAGATCGTCTACGGATCGGCGACGCTCGACGACGACGGCAGCCTGCTCTACAGCTCCTACGACACGCTGCCCGAGGGCAGTGCGGCGCCCGGTACCGAGGCCAAGCTCGGCCATGGCGACGCGATGCACGTGGCCGACATCGACCCGGCGCGACCGGGCCTGGAGATCTTCACCGTGCACGAGGGAGCGGCTTACGCGCCGCACGGCTACGCGCTGCGCGACGCCGCCACCGGTGAGCTGATCTACGGCGAGTACAGCGGCAAGGACACCGGCCGCGGCATGGTCGGCGACGTCGACCCCGCCGTGCCCGGGCTCGAGACCTGGGCCACGCGCCTCCGCTCGGCGTCGGGCGAGAGCCTCGGCACGGCGATCCCGGGCACGAACCAGTCGATCCGCTGGGCGGGCGACCTCACCACACAGCTCGTGAACGGCAGCGGTGACGCGACCCCGACGATCGACGACTGGACCCGCGGCCGTCTGCTCACCGCCACCGGCGAGCGCACGAACAACGGCACCAAGGGCACGGCGAACCTGGTCGCCGACGTGTTCGGCGACTGGCGCGAGGAGCTGATCCTGCGCTCGGCCGACTCGAGCGCGCTGAACATCCACGTCAGCACCGAGGTGACCTCGCACAAGCTGTACACGCTGATGCACGACCCGCAGTACCGGGTCGAGGTCGCGCGCCAGAACACCACCTACAACCAGCCGAGCTACACCTCGTTCTACCTCGCCTCCGACATAGCGTTCTCGAACGTGCCGCTCTCGGCGCCGCCGATGCCGGTCGCGGCGCCGGGCATCGGCGTCGACAGCGCCGGGGTGAACGTGACCTGGAAGGCGCCGGCCTCGCCCGGCACCTCCGCGCTCACGGGGTACCGGGTGACGCTGACCCCGGTCGACGGGGCGGGCTCCCCGATCGAGACCACGGTGGGGGCGGATGCTCTGCGAGCCTCCTTCGCCGCCGCCTCGGTGCCGGCCGGCTCGTACACGGCCGGCGTGGTGGCGCTCAGCGACATCGGCCCGTCGGCGGTCTCGGCGCCGTCGGCGACCGCGGTCGTCACCGGATCCCAGCCGGTGCGCCTCGCCGTCAACGCCAAGTCGCAGTGCGTCAACGGCACGGCGCACGTGGCCGTCTACGCCTACAACGACTCCGGTCGGCCGGCGGATGTGCGGCTCTCGGTGCTCGGCACGGACAAGAAGGTGACCGCGGTCGCGGCCGGCAAGGCGGCGTACTCGCTGGTCGGCTCGGGCGCGGTGAGCGTCCCGGCCGGCACGGCGAGCGTCACGGCGTACTCGTTCGTCGACGGGGTGGGGTACCACTCGAGCTACTCGGTTCCCCACGCAGCGCTGAGCTGCAAGTAG
- a CDS encoding VOC family protein yields MEARAVTVGVPVRDLERAIEWYRAAFGLGEPDLVPMEGLAEFDLGAFWLQLAAAPERAGREGLTVNISVADAGGLRDDLAGKGLEVSELQRFEGVVEFFALTDPDGNTIGFVTELA; encoded by the coding sequence ATGGAAGCGAGAGCAGTCACCGTCGGCGTCCCCGTGCGAGACCTCGAGCGGGCGATCGAGTGGTACCGGGCGGCGTTCGGGCTGGGCGAGCCCGATCTGGTGCCGATGGAGGGTCTCGCCGAGTTCGACCTCGGCGCGTTCTGGCTGCAGCTGGCCGCCGCGCCCGAACGCGCGGGCCGCGAGGGCCTGACGGTGAACATCAGCGTGGCGGATGCCGGCGGCCTCCGCGACGACCTCGCCGGCAAGGGGCTCGAGGTCTCCGAGCTGCAGCGCTTCGAGGGCGTCGTCGAGTTCTTCGCCCTGACCGACCCCGACGGCAACACGATCGGCTTCGTCACCGAGCTCGCCTGA
- a CDS encoding bleomycin resistance protein → MTAGIDRAVPNLPSRDFARTEAFYGAFRFGRVFRDEGWMILARGSVQLEFYAAPGLDPHSSSAMCTVRVGDVDELYAAIRASGVPEATVGMPRLHPVRRQDWGMRAGYLIDPDGTQLTLIEQPPEG, encoded by the coding sequence ATGACAGCGGGAATCGATCGGGCCGTGCCGAATCTGCCGTCGCGGGACTTCGCCCGCACCGAGGCGTTCTACGGGGCCTTCCGGTTCGGGCGGGTGTTCCGGGACGAGGGGTGGATGATCCTGGCCCGCGGGTCGGTGCAGCTCGAGTTCTACGCCGCGCCGGGTCTCGATCCGCACTCGAGCAGCGCGATGTGCACCGTTCGGGTGGGCGACGTCGACGAGCTCTATGCGGCGATCCGGGCATCCGGTGTGCCTGAGGCAACGGTCGGGATGCCGCGGCTGCACCCGGTGCGGCGGCAGGACTGGGGAATGCGGGCCGGGTATCTGATCGATCCTGACGGAACGCAGCTGACGCTGATCGAGCAGCCGCCGGAGGGGTGA
- a CDS encoding response regulator yields MIRLLIADDQALVRGALAALLSLESDIEVVAEVGRGDEVLAAARSAEADVALLDIEMPGLDGIAAAAGLRAALPSCRVLIVTTFGRPGYLVRAMQAGASGFVVKDTPSAQLADAVRRVANGFRVVDPSLAAESLAQGDSPLTERETDVLAAARTGGSIADLARILHLSQGTVRNHLSAVIGKTGARNRADAARIAEQNGWL; encoded by the coding sequence GTGATCAGGCTGCTGATCGCCGATGACCAGGCGCTCGTGCGCGGGGCGCTCGCCGCGCTGCTCTCGCTCGAGTCGGACATCGAGGTGGTGGCGGAAGTCGGGCGCGGTGACGAGGTGCTGGCCGCGGCCCGCTCGGCGGAGGCCGACGTCGCCCTGCTCGACATCGAGATGCCCGGGCTGGACGGCATCGCCGCGGCCGCCGGGCTGCGGGCGGCGCTGCCCTCCTGCCGGGTGCTGATCGTCACGACGTTCGGCCGGCCCGGCTACCTCGTGCGGGCCATGCAGGCGGGGGCGTCGGGGTTCGTCGTGAAGGACACCCCGTCGGCGCAGCTCGCAGACGCCGTGCGGCGGGTCGCGAACGGCTTCCGGGTGGTCGATCCCTCGCTCGCGGCGGAGTCGCTCGCGCAGGGCGACTCGCCGCTGACCGAGCGCGAGACCGACGTACTGGCGGCCGCGCGCACGGGCGGGTCCATCGCGGATCTGGCGCGCATCCTGCACCTGTCGCAGGGGACGGTGCGGAACCACCTCTCGGCGGTGATCGGCAAGACGGGGGCGCGCAACCGGGCGGATGCGGCGCGGATCGCCGAGCAGAACGGGTGGCTCTAG
- a CDS encoding sensor histidine kinase has protein sequence MTKIREPRRFGPGWPIRPAGAGPDPTTALPGALASRRAFSWYLGATFSLFWVFSTVPAILREPGAPLENATGIALVLLFSVCFLAAPPVAWTFGTRGRVVVCLAVLALTLLFVPWLGPDVVGLWTYVGVTVGMCVFSWPRTIAAILALTLGALVVRVLTEPWSDALLVQPVIILSISLMMSAFARTIAVVNELRATQAELEAVTAERERGRVARDIHDILGHSLTVITVKSELAARLLDVDPGRARAEIQDVETIARGALADVRATVSGVRGTTASGELAAARGALDAAGVRAELPSSTDVVPAAQRELVGWVIREGVTNVVRHAGASRCRIRIAEDSVTIDDDGTGPVVTAVGGPSAAPSTGLRGLRERVESVGGTLEVGRGELGGFALTVTLPRARAGIRS, from the coding sequence GTGACGAAGATCCGTGAGCCGCGCCGCTTCGGGCCGGGGTGGCCGATCCGCCCGGCCGGGGCCGGCCCCGACCCCACCACCGCTCTTCCCGGGGCGCTCGCGTCCCGGCGGGCCTTCAGCTGGTACCTCGGGGCGACGTTCTCGCTGTTCTGGGTCTTCTCGACCGTCCCCGCCATCCTCCGGGAGCCGGGGGCGCCGCTCGAGAACGCCACGGGCATCGCGCTGGTGCTGCTGTTCAGTGTCTGCTTCCTGGCCGCCCCGCCGGTGGCGTGGACCTTCGGCACGCGCGGGAGGGTCGTCGTCTGCCTCGCCGTGCTCGCCCTCACGCTGCTGTTCGTGCCCTGGCTGGGGCCCGACGTCGTGGGGCTCTGGACCTACGTCGGCGTGACCGTCGGCATGTGCGTCTTCTCGTGGCCCCGCACCATCGCCGCGATCCTGGCGCTCACGCTCGGCGCGCTGGTCGTGCGGGTGCTGACCGAGCCGTGGTCGGATGCCCTGCTGGTGCAGCCCGTCATCATCCTGTCGATCTCGCTGATGATGTCGGCGTTCGCGCGCACCATCGCCGTGGTGAACGAACTGCGTGCGACGCAGGCCGAACTGGAGGCGGTGACCGCCGAGCGCGAGCGCGGACGGGTGGCGCGGGACATCCACGACATCCTCGGTCACTCGCTGACCGTGATCACGGTGAAGTCGGAGCTCGCCGCGAGGCTGCTGGACGTCGACCCGGGCCGAGCGCGGGCCGAGATCCAGGACGTCGAGACGATCGCCCGGGGTGCGCTCGCCGACGTGCGGGCCACCGTGTCGGGCGTGCGCGGCACCACCGCGAGCGGCGAACTCGCCGCCGCCCGGGGCGCCCTCGACGCCGCGGGAGTGCGGGCCGAGCTGCCCTCGTCGACCGACGTCGTTCCCGCCGCGCAGCGGGAGCTCGTGGGCTGGGTGATCCGCGAGGGGGTGACCAACGTCGTCCGGCACGCGGGTGCGAGCCGGTGCCGGATCCGCATCGCCGAGGACTCCGTCACGATCGACGACGACGGCACGGGCCCGGTCGTGACGGCGGTCGGTGGACCGTCGGCCGCGCCGTCCACGGGGCTGCGGGGGTTGCGCGAGCGCGTCGAATCCGTCGGGGGGACGCTCGAGGTGGGGCGGGGGGAGCTCGGGGGCTTCGCGCTGACGGTGACGCTGCCTCGGGCGCGGGCGGGCATCCGCTCGTGA
- a CDS encoding ABC transporter permease codes for MTDAASAATTTEARASAAAVDPVRLDRRVPPLGGFTLTYLRIELTRKLRNKRTLIFTLIFPVMMFLIIGYPLRDTPLTGTAIADGGPSVAAFIMVSMAMYGAMMSATQTGASVAVERAQGWSRQLRLTPLNPLVNVVIKMIAGMLLGLVAVVATYLVGAISGIQLTPVQWIATGLVGWLLASAVFTTLGLMVGYLVPGENAAQVTSLAIVLLAFIGGLFYPVSSMPDFMQTIAAFTPVYGISELARAPLTGDGFDLGALVNALVWFAVFLVGTVVFFRPDTKRV; via the coding sequence ATGACCGACGCCGCCTCGGCTGCCACCACCACCGAAGCCCGAGCGTCAGCCGCCGCAGTCGACCCCGTGCGCCTCGACCGCCGCGTGCCACCGCTCGGCGGCTTCACCCTGACCTACCTGCGCATCGAGCTGACCCGCAAGCTCCGCAACAAGCGCACGCTCATCTTCACCCTGATCTTCCCCGTGATGATGTTCCTGATCATCGGCTATCCCCTTCGCGACACCCCGCTCACCGGCACCGCGATCGCCGACGGCGGCCCGTCCGTCGCCGCGTTCATCATGGTCTCGATGGCCATGTACGGCGCGATGATGTCCGCCACGCAGACCGGTGCCTCAGTCGCGGTCGAGCGGGCACAGGGCTGGAGCCGGCAGCTGCGGCTCACGCCGCTGAACCCCCTGGTCAACGTCGTGATCAAGATGATCGCCGGCATGCTGCTCGGGCTGGTCGCCGTGGTGGCCACCTACCTGGTCGGCGCGATCAGCGGCATCCAGCTCACCCCCGTGCAGTGGATCGCGACGGGCCTCGTCGGCTGGCTGCTCGCCAGCGCGGTGTTCACGACCCTCGGTCTGATGGTCGGCTACCTCGTGCCGGGTGAGAACGCGGCGCAGGTGACGAGTCTCGCGATCGTGCTTCTCGCGTTCATCGGAGGCCTGTTCTATCCGGTCAGCAGCATGCCCGACTTCATGCAGACGATCGCCGCCTTCACCCCGGTGTACGGCATCAGCGAGCTGGCGCGGGCACCGCTGACCGGTGACGGCTTCGACCTCGGCGCGCTCGTGAACGCGCTGGTCTGGTTCGCGGTGTTCCTGGTCGGCACGGTCGTGTTCTTCCGCCCTGACACGAAGCGGGTCTGA
- a CDS encoding ABC transporter ATP-binding protein — translation MTSPSVAAIEAASLSKSFGGVRAVTGVDLTVRPGEIVAFLGPNGAGKTTTIDMLLGLTNPDGGEVRVFGLAPRTAIARGLVSAVLQTGGLLKDLTVRETLDLTASLFAETRPVAEVLERAGISEIAGRRVGLCSGGQQQRLRFAMALLSDPGLLILDEPTTGMDVEGRRAFWSAIRADADRGRTVLFATHYLDEADEYADRIVLMSRGAIVADGATAAIKNLVSGRIVQVTLPDADLRMLAALPAVDDVTVQGDRVTLHTSDSDALARHLLTRTAAHDLEITAQNLESVFLALTSEGASA, via the coding sequence ATGACCTCCCCTTCCGTCGCCGCCATCGAGGCGGCCTCCCTCTCGAAGAGCTTCGGTGGAGTGCGCGCCGTCACCGGCGTCGACCTCACCGTGCGCCCCGGCGAGATCGTCGCGTTCCTCGGCCCGAACGGCGCCGGGAAGACGACCACCATCGACATGCTGCTCGGCCTGACGAACCCCGACGGCGGTGAGGTACGGGTCTTCGGGCTCGCCCCCCGCACCGCCATCGCGCGGGGGCTCGTCTCGGCCGTGCTGCAGACCGGCGGCCTGCTGAAGGATCTCACCGTGCGCGAGACCCTCGACCTCACCGCCAGCCTGTTCGCCGAGACCCGCCCCGTCGCCGAGGTGCTCGAGCGCGCGGGCATCAGCGAGATCGCGGGGCGCCGCGTGGGCCTGTGCTCGGGCGGCCAGCAGCAGCGGCTGCGCTTCGCCATGGCGCTCCTCAGCGACCCCGGCCTGCTCATCCTCGACGAGCCCACCACGGGGATGGACGTCGAGGGGCGGCGGGCGTTCTGGAGCGCCATCCGCGCCGACGCCGACCGCGGTCGCACGGTGCTCTTCGCGACGCATTACCTCGACGAGGCCGACGAGTACGCCGACCGCATCGTACTGATGAGCCGGGGCGCGATCGTGGCCGACGGCGCCACCGCCGCGATCAAGAACCTCGTCTCGGGACGCATCGTGCAGGTCACCCTGCCTGATGCCGACCTCCGGATGCTCGCCGCATTGCCCGCCGTCGACGACGTGACGGTACAGGGCGACCGCGTCACCCTGCACACGAGCGACTCCGACGCCCTGGCCCGCCACCTGCTCACCCGCACGGCCGCCCATGACCTGGAGATCACGGCTCAGAACCTCGAGAGCGTCTTCCTCGCCCTCACCTCAGAAGGAGCATCCGCATGA
- a CDS encoding VOC family protein: MAIRLENVGIAVRDIDEAIAFFTDLGLTVAGRDTISGEWADMAVGLDGNHAKIAILVTPDGAGQLELFEYLHPDAIETSPTLPNEIGMHRVAFSVDDIDEALAVAARHGCHPLRGVATYLDRYRLTYLRGPSGIIVMLAQSLQPPTPS, from the coding sequence ATGGCGATCAGGCTCGAGAACGTGGGCATCGCGGTGCGGGACATCGACGAGGCGATCGCGTTCTTCACCGACCTCGGCCTCACCGTGGCCGGCCGCGACACGATCAGCGGCGAGTGGGCCGACATGGCCGTGGGCCTCGACGGCAACCACGCGAAGATTGCGATCCTCGTCACTCCCGACGGCGCCGGCCAGCTCGAGCTCTTCGAGTACCTGCATCCCGACGCGATCGAGACCTCGCCCACCCTCCCCAACGAGATCGGGATGCACCGGGTCGCGTTCTCGGTCGACGACATCGACGAGGCGCTGGCCGTCGCCGCCCGTCATGGCTGCCACCCTCTGCGCGGCGTCGCCACCTACCTCGACCGGTACCGGCTGACCTACCTCCGCGGCCCCAGCGGCATCATCGTCATGCTCGCCCAATCCCTGCAGCCGCCGACCCCGTCATAG